The Haloplanus sp. CK5-1 genome contains a region encoding:
- a CDS encoding ABC transporter ATP-binding protein, translating into MTERTPDTGAAPPERAAAPVAELDGVTREYRSGGETIAALADVDFAVGPGEMVAVIGPSGSGKSTLLNVLGLLDVPTAGTVRLDGDDVTGYDDESRTMARRRTIGFVFQSFHLVPMLTAVENVLVPTMFVDGDQRPRARDLLERVGLGDRLDHRPDQLSGGQRQRVAIARALVNEPRLLLADEPTGNLDRDTGRQILEEFERISTDEEVGVVAVTHDELVTEFTDRTVELVDGVVR; encoded by the coding sequence ATGACCGAACGCACCCCCGATACCGGGGCCGCCCCGCCGGAACGAGCGGCCGCCCCGGTCGCCGAACTCGACGGCGTGACCAGAGAGTATCGGAGCGGCGGCGAGACCATCGCCGCGCTCGCGGACGTCGACTTCGCGGTCGGCCCCGGCGAGATGGTCGCCGTCATCGGCCCCAGCGGCTCCGGCAAGAGCACGCTCCTCAACGTGCTCGGCCTCCTCGACGTGCCCACCGCGGGGACGGTCCGCCTCGACGGCGACGACGTGACCGGCTACGACGACGAGTCGCGCACGATGGCCCGTCGGCGCACCATCGGCTTCGTCTTCCAGTCCTTTCACCTCGTCCCGATGCTGACCGCTGTCGAGAACGTCCTCGTGCCCACGATGTTCGTCGACGGCGACCAGCGACCGCGGGCGCGTGACCTCCTCGAACGGGTCGGCCTCGGCGACCGACTCGACCACCGCCCCGACCAGCTCTCGGGCGGCCAGCGCCAGCGGGTCGCCATCGCCCGTGCGCTGGTGAACGAGCCCCGCCTCCTGCTGGCCGACGAGCCGACGGGCAACCTCGACCGCGACACCGGGCGGCAGATTCTGGAGGAGTTCGAGCGAATCAGCACCGACGAGGAGGTTGGCGTGGTGGCGGTCACCCACGACGAACTGGTCACGGAGTTCACCGACCGGACGGTCGAACTGGTCGACGGGGTGGTCCGATGA
- a CDS encoding ABC transporter permease — MIDPLEFPALRMAWLNLRRNTLRTGLATLGIVIGVVAIAAIGITGTALQYGATQELGGLSNTVTVFPGEENDDGVITDTQVASIERVATGAVVAPQRSETMEVASRSERRQVSVEAVSRPAALYDAAEGTVPTPMRSGALLNAELADELGVELGQTVSIGGRSYRIIAILDEPGGFGQGVSVVVPLDDIDQNGYDQVTVVAADGEEAQRLAAEIPAEVNQREEVVDTFTPADVQESVSGFFATLNAALLGVGSISLVVAGVSILNVMLMSVVERQAEIGVFRAVGIRRREVMRMIVAEATLLGVVGGLVGVVLSVLIGYAVNGLLNGQPMLVFQPRNLEFLALGFGFAVLASTLSGVYPAWKASTANPVEVLRG, encoded by the coding sequence ATGATCGATCCCCTCGAGTTCCCGGCGCTCCGGATGGCGTGGCTCAACCTCCGGCGGAACACGCTCCGCACCGGACTGGCGACCCTCGGCATCGTCATCGGTGTCGTCGCCATCGCGGCCATCGGCATCACGGGGACGGCGCTCCAGTACGGCGCCACCCAAGAGCTCGGCGGCCTCTCGAACACGGTGACGGTCTTTCCCGGCGAGGAGAACGACGACGGTGTCATCACCGACACACAGGTCGCCTCCATCGAGCGAGTGGCGACCGGCGCGGTGGTCGCCCCCCAGCGCTCGGAGACGATGGAGGTGGCCTCGCGCTCGGAGCGACGACAGGTGAGCGTTGAGGCCGTCTCCCGGCCCGCCGCCCTCTACGACGCGGCCGAGGGAACTGTCCCGACGCCGATGCGGAGCGGGGCGCTACTCAACGCCGAACTCGCCGACGAACTCGGCGTTGAACTCGGTCAGACCGTCTCCATCGGCGGACGGTCCTACCGGATCATCGCCATCCTCGACGAACCCGGCGGCTTCGGTCAGGGCGTCTCGGTGGTCGTCCCACTCGACGACATCGATCAGAACGGCTACGATCAGGTGACGGTCGTCGCCGCGGACGGCGAGGAAGCCCAGCGACTCGCCGCGGAGATTCCGGCGGAGGTGAACCAGCGCGAGGAGGTGGTCGATACGTTCACGCCCGCCGACGTCCAAGAGAGCGTCAGCGGCTTCTTCGCCACGCTGAACGCCGCACTCCTCGGTGTCGGCTCCATCTCGTTGGTCGTCGCCGGCGTCAGCATCCTGAACGTGATGCTGATGAGCGTCGTCGAACGACAGGCCGAGATCGGTGTGTTCCGGGCGGTGGGCATCCGCCGGCGCGAGGTGATGCGGATGATCGTCGCCGAGGCGACGCTCCTGGGCGTGGTCGGTGGTCTCGTCGGCGTCGTCCTCTCCGTTCTGATCGGCTACGCGGTCAACGGCCTGCTCAACGGCCAGCCAATGCTCGTCTTCCAACCCCGGAACCTCGAGTTTCTCGCGCTCGGGTTCGGATTCGCGGTGCTCGCGAGTACGCTCAGCGGCGTTTACCCCGCCTGGAAGGCGTCGACAGCCAACCCCGTCGAGGTGCTCCGCGGGTAG